From Microcoleus sp. FACHB-672, a single genomic window includes:
- a CDS encoding type II toxin-antitoxin system VapC family toxin encodes MIVLDTNVLSELMHPKGSSVVRQWAAAQPITNLFTTTITQAEILYGIALLPSGKRQTEFSQAAQLMFSEDFRRRILPFDETAAIAFARIAAERRRIGKPISQADAQIASICDTRQATLATRNVSDFEDCGITIINPW; translated from the coding sequence ATGATTGTACTTGATACTAATGTATTGTCTGAACTGATGCACCCTAAAGGCTCGTCAGTGGTTCGTCAATGGGCGGCAGCACAACCAATAACGAATCTTTTTACCACAACCATCACTCAAGCTGAAATTCTTTATGGGATTGCTTTGTTACCTTCGGGAAAACGCCAAACTGAATTTAGCCAAGCAGCTCAGTTGATGTTTTCTGAAGATTTTAGAAGACGGATTTTACCGTTTGATGAAACAGCAGCAATCGCTTTTGCTAGAATTGCCGCAGAAAGAAGACGAATAGGTAAACCAATCTCTCAAGCTGATGCTCAAATAGCCAGTATTTGTGACACTCGTCAAGCTACTCTTGCCACTCGTAATGTTTCTGATTTTGAAGACTGCGGCATTACAATTATTAATCCTTGGTAG
- the mnmA gene encoding tRNA 2-thiouridine(34) synthase MnmA — translation MNKVVVGLSGGVDSSVAAATLHHQGYEVVGLTLWLMKGKGQCCTEGMVDAAYICEQLGVPHHVVDIREVFQSNIVDYLVAGYSAGVTPLPCSQCNKTVKFGPMQRYAREELGIDKIATGHYARVNYDSATGRYQLLRALDLNKDQSYFLYDLSQEVLAGCVFPLGEHTKAETRRLAAEFGLKTADKPESQDLCLVEANGSMRAFLDKYLAPQKGEIVDTTGKVLGHHDGIHHYTIGQRKGIGIAASEPLYVVALDAGRNQVIVGNRASVHQSECTVHGVNWVSMGQPATPIKALAQVRYRTPPMPATVIPLEDASVRLVFDEPQFGITPGQAAVWYAGDVLLGGGVITPDK, via the coding sequence ATGAACAAAGTAGTGGTGGGCCTCTCCGGTGGAGTCGATAGTTCAGTTGCAGCAGCAACCCTCCACCATCAAGGATATGAAGTTGTGGGACTGACCCTTTGGCTGATGAAGGGTAAAGGTCAGTGTTGCACGGAGGGGATGGTTGATGCTGCCTATATTTGCGAACAATTAGGCGTTCCCCATCACGTTGTCGATATTCGTGAAGTTTTCCAGAGCAATATTGTGGATTATTTGGTGGCCGGCTACAGTGCCGGTGTGACGCCGCTGCCTTGCTCTCAGTGCAACAAAACGGTCAAGTTTGGCCCCATGCAGCGCTACGCCCGTGAAGAGTTGGGCATTGATAAAATTGCAACCGGCCACTATGCGCGGGTTAATTATGACTCTGCTACCGGGCGCTATCAACTGCTGCGGGCTTTAGACCTCAACAAGGATCAATCTTACTTCTTGTATGACTTATCCCAGGAAGTGCTAGCTGGGTGCGTGTTTCCTTTGGGCGAACATACCAAAGCCGAAACCCGTCGTCTCGCGGCTGAATTTGGCTTAAAGACTGCCGATAAGCCGGAAAGCCAGGATTTGTGCTTAGTAGAAGCCAATGGTTCCATGCGGGCATTTCTCGACAAATATCTCGCGCCGCAAAAAGGCGAAATTGTTGACACAACCGGCAAAGTGCTGGGACATCATGATGGCATCCATCACTATACGATCGGTCAGCGCAAGGGAATCGGGATCGCTGCCAGTGAACCGCTGTATGTGGTTGCCCTAGATGCCGGTCGTAATCAGGTGATTGTGGGAAATCGTGCCAGCGTTCATCAATCAGAATGCACGGTACACGGCGTCAATTGGGTGTCTATGGGGCAGCCGGCTACCCCCATCAAGGCACTCGCCCAAGTTCGTTACCGCACCCCTCCAATGCCGGCAACCGTGATTCCTTTGGAAGATGCCAGTGTTCGTCTTGTTTTTGATGAACCGCAGTTTGGGATTACTCCCGGACAAGCTGCCGTTTGGTATGCCGGTGATGTTTTATTAGGCGGGGGCGTCATTACTCCCGACAAGTAA
- a CDS encoding DUF3368 domain-containing protein has product MNQLILLHQQFGDILIPTAVLDELKVNEDRPGSQAIREAISSDWIQSQEVSNEPLAQLLKQTLDRGKAEAIALAIDLKADWTLLDEREGRKVAKSLGLKVTGILGILLRAKQLGELESLPNVINELIHKAGFRIAPELVAQILRQ; this is encoded by the coding sequence GTGAATCAGCTTATCCTGTTACATCAGCAGTTTGGCGATATTCTGATTCCAACTGCTGTATTGGATGAGTTGAAAGTTAATGAAGATCGACCGGGTTCTCAAGCAATTCGTGAGGCGATTTCATCGGATTGGATTCAGAGTCAAGAGGTAAGTAACGAACCCCTTGCTCAACTTTTGAAACAAACATTGGATCGAGGAAAAGCTGAAGCAATCGCCCTTGCTATTGACCTTAAGGCAGATTGGACGCTTCTAGATGAGCGCGAAGGCAGAAAAGTTGCCAAATCTTTAGGATTGAAGGTAACAGGAATTTTGGGGATTTTGCTGCGGGCTAAACAGCTAGGAGAACTCGAATCATTGCCGAATGTGATTAATGAATTGATTCACAAAGCCGGATTTCGGATTGCACCGGAGTTAGTAGCACAAATTCTGAGGCAATAG
- a CDS encoding tetratricopeptide repeat protein, protein MLNDIWNYLFREFPGLFSNNEPASPPPPPPPPRQTLSDAELEAIFMQLLDGVSEGWSRGSVKGFLIAKQVTDAEWIVWLHRFEERLQRVPAPHEELARRLVQFGEIRGERLGEVAAEIGRHLLSQIPQRPGKEKLQENKEEMEEAEVWFNRGNEQYRREDFLAALTSYSRAVEIKPDFHLAWNSQGNSLAELEQYEDALTSYNRAVEIKPDFYQALYNCGLLLAELEQYEEALICYNRAVEIKSEFYEAWNSQGNMLARLGRHEEALTSFARAIEIKPEYHQAWYNRGNLLNDLGRYEEALASLKRTLEIKPDYHKTWVKLGISLNKLGRYEEALTSLKRAVGINRNDHEAWKNQGNVLARLGRHEEALTSFNRVVEIQPNDHEAWYSRGMCLDYLGHYEEALTSYNRALEIKPDSYGA, encoded by the coding sequence ATGTTAAACGATATTTGGAATTATCTTTTTAGAGAGTTTCCGGGCTTATTTAGTAACAACGAGCCGGCATCCCCTCCGCCGCCACCTCCGCCACCGCGTCAAACCCTGAGTGATGCAGAACTTGAGGCGATTTTCATGCAGTTACTTGATGGGGTAAGTGAGGGGTGGAGTCGCGGATCGGTGAAGGGGTTTTTGATAGCTAAACAAGTTACAGATGCGGAGTGGATCGTCTGGTTGCACCGGTTTGAGGAACGATTGCAAAGGGTGCCGGCGCCGCATGAAGAATTGGCGCGGCGGTTGGTACAGTTTGGGGAAATTCGCGGGGAGAGATTGGGGGAAGTCGCAGCAGAAATAGGCCGGCACTTACTATCACAAATACCGCAGCGTCCAGGAAAAGAAAAATTACAGGAAAATAAGGAAGAGATGGAAGAGGCTGAGGTATGGTTTAATCGAGGCAATGAACAATACAGGAGAGAAGATTTTCTTGCTGCGCTTACTTCCTACAGCCGCGCCGTTGAAATTAAACCCGACTTTCACCTAGCGTGGAATAGCCAGGGAAATTCGCTCGCTGAATTAGAGCAGTATGAAGATGCGCTTACTTCCTACAACCGTGCCGTTGAAATTAAACCTGACTTTTACCAAGCTTTGTATAACTGCGGGCTATTGCTTGCTGAATTGGAGCAATATGAAGAGGCGCTCATTTGCTATAACCGCGCCGTTGAAATTAAATCCGAATTTTATGAGGCTTGGAATAGCCAAGGGAATATGCTAGCTAGATTAGGCCGGCATGAAGAAGCACTCACTTCTTTTGCTCGCGCGATTGAAATTAAGCCTGAATATCACCAGGCTTGGTATAACCGAGGTAATTTACTAAATGATTTAGGTCGGTATGAAGAGGCACTTGCTTCTTTAAAACGCACGCTTGAAATTAAACCCGATTACCACAAAACTTGGGTAAAACTGGGCATATCGCTGAATAAATTGGGCCGCTATGAAGAAGCACTCACTTCCTTAAAACGCGCCGTTGGAATTAACCGCAACGATCATGAAGCTTGGAAAAATCAAGGAAATGTACTAGCTAGATTAGGTCGGCATGAAGAAGCACTCACTTCCTTCAACCGTGTCGTTGAAATTCAACCTAACGATCACGAAGCTTGGTATAGCCGGGGGATGTGTCTAGACTATTTAGGTCACTATGAGGAGGCGCTTACTTCCTACAACCGCGCCCTTGAAATTAAACCGGACTCGTATGGCGCTTAG
- a CDS encoding FitA-like ribbon-helix-helix domain-containing protein — protein MTNITIQNFDDDLKNRLQKRAEYYGRSIEEEAEEILRAVLTENTLKPLNLALAIERRFAHFGDFEVPIIPREPLREPPNFEDLYDCT, from the coding sequence ATGACCAATATCACTATTCAAAATTTTGATGATGACCTCAAAAACCGCCTGCAAAAGCGAGCAGAATATTATGGGCGTTCTATTGAAGAAGAAGCCGAAGAAATCCTCCGGGCTGTCTTGACAGAAAATACTCTCAAACCCTTAAATCTGGCCTTGGCTATCGAGCGACGTTTTGCTCATTTTGGAGATTTTGAAGTCCCAATTATCCCCAGAGAACCCTTACGCGAACCCCCTAATTTTGAAGATTTATATGATTGTACTTGA
- a CDS encoding UPF0175 family protein, whose amino-acid sequence MGLQISISDSILQALRLPEQRIEQELRRELAIALYTQDILSFGKARELAEVDKYEFGQLLALRGVVRHYSFAELDDDLSYARSE is encoded by the coding sequence ATGGGGCTACAAATCTCAATTTCTGACTCGATTTTGCAAGCTCTTCGTTTACCAGAACAGCGTATTGAGCAGGAACTGCGTCGGGAATTAGCCATTGCTCTCTATACACAAGATATCCTCTCCTTTGGCAAAGCACGAGAACTAGCTGAGGTGGATAAATACGAGTTTGGGCAACTGCTTGCTCTTCGTGGAGTAGTGCGGCATTACAGTTTTGCAGAATTAGATGATGATTTAAGCTATGCCCGTAGTGAGTAA
- a CDS encoding NAD(P)H-hydrate dehydratase has protein sequence MVGIEHRQEQIQQIAVTAEQMRAVEARVFDAGMPVAALMEKVAGLIIRRIQTLYPMPVRVGVLVGPGHNGGDALVVARELHFKGYEVSIYRACSQLKELTDQHAHYATRLGIPSYEVIDALKDSELLIDGLFGFGLERPLEGSIADAINQINTWGKPVLSIDLPSGLHTDTGEVLGTAIRATRTLCLGLWKLGLLQDDALQYAGEVELIDFDLPLVDILAVVGQAPAIRRVTPSVALAQVPLPRPQSTYKYKMGHLLLIAGSRKYTGAAILTGLGARCSGVGMLSIAVPESIKPLLSAQLPEALIIGCPETDSGAIEQLPVGIDLTSYSAIACGPGLTLEAAAVVEMVLESDRPVVVDADGLNVLAQLGTIPTLAERQALTVLTPHAGEFKRLFPDIEDLTNNRIHAVKSAAQQSQAIVLLKGARTAIAHADGSVWINPESTPALARGGSGDVLTGLMGGLIAQAVAGEMPVEPLVTTAVWWHARAGILAAQERTELGVDAFTLTQYLLPVVQSYFSKNLLV, from the coding sequence TTGGTAGGGATTGAACACCGGCAAGAACAGATTCAGCAAATTGCAGTGACGGCTGAACAAATGCGTGCGGTTGAGGCGCGAGTGTTTGATGCTGGGATGCCGGTGGCAGCTTTGATGGAAAAGGTGGCTGGATTGATTATCCGCCGAATTCAAACGCTTTATCCGATGCCGGTGCGAGTCGGGGTGTTGGTTGGCCCTGGCCATAATGGCGGTGATGCCTTGGTAGTGGCAAGAGAATTGCATTTCAAAGGTTATGAAGTTTCGATTTACCGCGCTTGTTCTCAGCTGAAGGAACTGACGGATCAGCACGCACATTATGCAACGCGATTGGGGATTCCTTCTTACGAGGTTATTGACGCCCTCAAGGACTCTGAGCTGTTGATTGATGGGTTATTTGGTTTTGGGCTGGAGCGACCCTTAGAAGGCTCTATTGCCGATGCAATTAACCAGATTAATACTTGGGGCAAGCCGGTGTTGAGTATTGATTTGCCTTCCGGGTTGCATACCGATACCGGCGAGGTATTGGGGACGGCAATTCGGGCGACGCGGACGCTTTGTTTGGGTTTGTGGAAGTTGGGTTTACTGCAAGACGATGCGTTGCAGTACGCCGGCGAGGTGGAACTGATTGATTTTGATTTGCCTTTGGTGGATATTTTGGCGGTTGTCGGGCAAGCACCGGCAATTCGTCGCGTCACGCCCTCCGTTGCCCTTGCTCAGGTTCCCCTGCCGCGTCCCCAGTCAACCTATAAGTACAAAATGGGGCATCTGCTGCTGATTGCCGGCTCTCGCAAGTATACCGGCGCAGCAATTTTAACCGGCTTAGGGGCGCGGTGCAGTGGTGTGGGAATGCTGTCGATTGCGGTGCCAGAGTCGATTAAGCCGCTGTTGAGTGCCCAGTTGCCAGAAGCTTTAATTATTGGCTGTCCGGAAACAGATTCGGGGGCGATTGAACAGCTGCCGGTGGGGATTGATCTGACTTCCTACAGTGCCATCGCCTGCGGCCCCGGTTTGACTTTAGAGGCCGCTGCAGTGGTTGAAATGGTGTTAGAAAGCGATCGCCCGGTTGTTGTGGATGCGGATGGGTTGAATGTCTTGGCGCAACTGGGGACAATCCCGACTTTGGCGGAACGTCAAGCTTTAACGGTTTTGACGCCCCATGCTGGGGAGTTTAAGCGGCTGTTTCCCGACATTGAAGACTTGACAAATAATAGAATTCATGCAGTAAAATCTGCTGCTCAGCAAAGTCAAGCAATCGTTTTGTTGAAAGGCGCGAGAACTGCGATCGCCCATGCCGATGGTTCAGTCTGGATTAATCCAGAAAGTACGCCGGCGCTGGCAAGGGGTGGCAGTGGGGATGTTTTAACCGGCTTGATGGGGGGTTTAATTGCCCAGGCGGTTGCCGGAGAGATGCCGGTGGAACCGTTAGTCACAACCGCAGTTTGGTGGCACGCGAGAGCCGGCATTTTAGCTGCACAGGAACGCACAGAGTTAGGGGTTGATGCCTTTACGCTAACGCAATATTTGCTGCCGGTGGTGCAATCTTACTTTTCTAAAAATTTGCTGGTTTAG